GATATATATCCTAAAAAGCATATTAGTAGGACTAAGTATCTATCCGTCAACTTAAATCGAATCTTCTGTTTCATAATATTATATTCGTTATTCATTGATTGTTAAACCTTATTTTAATAAGCCCTGTAATGTCGGGTATTCACTTCCCATTTCCCAAACCGTACTGAAATTCCAGTTTGTGAATGAAGATGTGTTCTTCATTTCACTTGCAGACAGGTTCTTATAACTGGAAGAACCACCTGATATGTATGAGTCACTTCCGCTACTCTGTGACTTTCCGTCTTCGTTCAAAGAGAAACAGCTTTTCATTGTTATTTGAGAAATCTTGCCATCAGTACGATGGAACAGTCCGTTTCCGAAAGAAGCCCCGTTCGCAGTTGTCATGTCTCCTACGTTATGACAGTTTTCGATTGTCATGCCACCTCCTGCTGCTATAGTACATGTCGCTACAATTCCTGCGGCATTGCTGTTGCCATTGGTAGCTGTACCTGTGCTCTTTATCGCACCTGTATTGTAGCAATCTCTGACTATAGCATTGGTTCCACCCATACGTGCGATGATACCACTTGCCGAGCCCATCGCAGTGATAGAACCAGTATTGTAAGACTGGGATATTTCGGTATCAATAGTTGCACGACCGACAATTCCTCCTACTTGATTGTTAGCCTGAGTTCCAGAAATTTCTCCTGAATTTGCACAACCAGTCACTTTGATCAGGTCATTTCCTGCTGCTCCCGCTATTGAACCGACCACACCTCCAACCGGTGATTTGCTGCTGCAAACTACATTCGCTTTATTGGTACAATATGCAACGGCAGGAGCATTGTTAGCATCACGCATTATGATTCCTACAACCCCACCGACACAACCGGCTGTCCCTTCAATAGCCGCTGTATTAGAGCAATAGGAAACTTCGCCTTTCTCGGTGAGATAACCGACAATTCCTCCGAGATAGATTTCAGCATCCGTAGTTGCAGCCGTACTGATGCTTCCCTCATTACCTGTTGTGTGGCAAGAGATAATTTTACCAGAACAGTTACCGGCAATCGCACCAACTTTGGCTTTGGCCTTGATAACAACATTCTCGATACATACATTACGTACGATACCTTCTGCACCGATAGAAGCGAACAAACCGCAATTAGTATTGGAACTTTTATTCAGCGTCCAGTTCTTTATCTTATATTGTTCGGAAGAACGTCCTGTACCGGTATCGATAATATCTCCCTTAGTTGCTTCGTATACTCCGGTGAAATTACCGTTATAAGTGTTATTGACCAGTTCTGTACTGATAGGTGCCATATCTATGCCTGTAAGGTCAATATCTACAGTCTGTTTGTAGTTCTTATCAAGATACTTGCTGAACGTTCCTCAAATGACGGGGCTTCGTGATAATATATTCAGATCCTTTTTCTCCGTCTCCACTGGTCTCGTCAAACAGATTGTGTGCCTCTATAATTTCACTTCCCATCTGAGCTACAGTTCCTCCGCCAATGTTTGCGTAAGAGAATAACTGAATAGAAACCATTCCTACATATCCTTTCCAGTCAATAACATCCAGATTGTAAGATGCCGTTCCCGAAGGAATATCGATTGTGTTTTCGTTCTGGTCTGCAATGACTTTCAGCTTATAGCCGTCCACACCGGTAATTTCATTCCATGAAAGCAGGAAATCGTTGTGATCATCCAAAGTAAT
This sequence is a window from Bacteroides thetaiotaomicron VPI-5482. Protein-coding genes within it:
- a CDS encoding GLUG motif-containing protein — encoded protein: MAPISTELVNNTYNGNFTGVYEATKGDIIDTGTGRSSEQYKIKNWTLNKSSNTNCGLFASIGAEGIVRNVCIENVVIKAKAKVGAIAGNCSGKIISCHTTGNEGSISTAATTDAEIYLGGIVGYLTEKGEVSYCSNTAAIEGTAGCVGGVVGIIMRDANNAPAVAYCTNKANVVCSSKSPVGGVVGSIAGAAGNDLIKVTGCANSGEISGTQANNQVGGIVGRATIDTEISQSYNTGSITAMGSASGIIARMGGTNAIVRDCYNTGAIKSTGTATNGNSNAAGIVATCTIAAGGGMTIENCHNVGDMTTANGASFGNGLFHRTDGKISQITMKSCFSLNEDGKSQSSGSDSYISGGSSSYKNLSASEMKNTSSFTNWNFSTVWEMGSEYPTLQGLLK